From Streptomyces asiaticus, one genomic window encodes:
- the moaA gene encoding GTP 3',8-cyclase MoaA encodes MLIDTYGRVATDLRVSLTDRCNLRCTYCMPEEGLQWLAKPDLLTDDEIVRLIRIAVTELGVTEVRFTGGEPLLRPGLVGIVERCAELDPRPRMSLTTNGIGLERTARALRDAGLDRVNVSLDTLRPEVFQAITRRKRHDDVLRGLDAAHTAGLTPVKVNAVLMPGLNDDEAPELLAWALENGYELRFIEQMPLDAQHGWKRDGMITAGDILASLRTRFALTAEGEDERGSAPAERWLVDGGPARVGVIASVTRPFCRACDRTRLTADGQVRTCLFAREESDLRGALRSGAPDEEIARLWRLAMWGKKAGSGLDDPSFLQPDRPMSAIGG; translated from the coding sequence ATGTTGATCGACACCTATGGTCGCGTAGCTACCGACCTGCGTGTCTCCCTGACCGACCGCTGCAATCTGCGCTGCACCTACTGCATGCCGGAAGAAGGCCTCCAATGGCTCGCCAAACCGGATCTGCTCACCGACGACGAGATAGTCCGGCTGATCCGGATCGCCGTCACCGAGCTCGGGGTCACCGAGGTCCGCTTCACCGGCGGTGAGCCACTGCTGCGCCCCGGTCTGGTCGGCATCGTGGAGCGCTGCGCGGAGCTCGACCCGCGCCCCCGGATGTCGCTCACCACCAACGGCATCGGTTTGGAGCGCACCGCCCGGGCCCTGCGCGACGCGGGCCTGGACCGGGTCAATGTCTCGCTGGACACCCTGCGTCCGGAGGTGTTCCAGGCCATCACCCGGCGCAAGCGCCATGACGATGTGCTGCGCGGCCTCGACGCGGCGCACACCGCCGGGCTGACCCCGGTGAAGGTCAACGCCGTGCTGATGCCCGGGCTCAACGACGACGAGGCGCCCGAGCTGCTCGCCTGGGCCCTGGAAAACGGCTATGAGCTGCGCTTCATCGAGCAAATGCCGCTCGATGCGCAGCACGGCTGGAAGCGCGACGGCATGATCACCGCCGGGGACATCCTGGCCAGTCTGCGCACCCGCTTCGCCCTCACTGCCGAGGGCGAGGACGAGCGCGGCTCCGCGCCCGCCGAGCGCTGGCTGGTCGACGGCGGCCCGGCCCGGGTCGGCGTCATCGCCTCGGTCACCCGCCCGTTCTGCCGCGCCTGCGACCGCACCCGGCTGACCGCCGACGGGCAGGTGCGCACCTGCCTCTTCGCGCGCGAGGAGTCCGATCTGCGCGGAGCGCTGCGCTCCGGCGCCCCGGACGAGGAGATCGCCCGGCTGTGGCGGCTGGCGATGTGGGGCAAGAAGGCCGGGTCCGGGCTCGATGACCCGTCGTTCCTCCAGCCGGACCGGCCGATGTCGGCGATCGGGGGCTGA
- a CDS encoding solute symporter family protein, translating to MSPHMLAAESASDNRPLIVTLFAVFVVATLVITIWAGRQTKNATDFYAGGRQFTGFQNGLAISGDYMSAASFLGIAGAIALSGYDGFLYSIGFLVAWLVALLLVAEPLRNSGRYTMGDVLAYRMRQRPVRTAAGVSTIVVSIFYLLAQMAGAGVLVSLLLGITSEAGKILIVVLVGVVMMLYVTIGGMKGTTWVQMVKAVLLIAGTLLITFLVLMKFNFNISDLLGEAAKNSGIGESFLEPGLKYGVNATTKLDFISLGIALVLGTAGLPHILIRFYTVPTARAARNSVNWAIGIIGLFYLMTIALGFGAAALLKHDDIIASNKSGNTAAPLLAEEIGGGPDSTGGAILLAVISAVAFATILAVVAGLTLASSSSFAHDLYANVIRKGKATQEEEISAARWATVGIGTVAVVLGVFARDLNVAGLVALAFAVAASANLPTILYSLFWKRFTTQGALWSIYGGLISSVFLVLFSPVVSGKETSMFPDVDFHWFPLENPGLISIPLGFLLGWLGTVVSKEQPDKEKYAELEVRSLTGHGAH from the coding sequence ATGAGCCCCCATATGCTCGCGGCCGAGAGCGCCTCGGACAACCGGCCGCTGATCGTCACGCTCTTCGCGGTCTTCGTCGTGGCGACCCTGGTCATCACCATCTGGGCGGGCCGGCAGACCAAGAACGCCACCGACTTCTACGCCGGCGGCCGCCAGTTCACCGGCTTCCAGAACGGCCTGGCCATCTCCGGCGACTACATGTCCGCCGCGTCCTTCCTCGGCATCGCCGGTGCCATCGCGCTCTCCGGCTACGACGGCTTCCTGTACTCGATCGGCTTCCTCGTCGCCTGGCTGGTGGCCCTGCTGCTGGTCGCCGAGCCGCTGCGCAACTCCGGCCGCTACACGATGGGCGACGTGCTCGCCTACCGGATGCGCCAGCGCCCGGTGCGCACCGCCGCGGGCGTCTCCACCATCGTCGTCTCGATCTTCTACCTGCTGGCGCAGATGGCGGGTGCGGGGGTGCTGGTCTCCCTGCTGCTGGGCATCACCAGCGAGGCCGGGAAGATCCTCATCGTGGTCCTCGTCGGCGTCGTGATGATGCTCTACGTCACCATCGGCGGCATGAAGGGCACCACCTGGGTGCAGATGGTCAAGGCCGTGCTGCTGATCGCGGGCACGCTGCTGATCACCTTCCTGGTGCTGATGAAGTTCAACTTCAACATCTCCGACCTGCTGGGCGAGGCCGCCAAGAACAGCGGCATCGGAGAGTCGTTCCTGGAGCCGGGGCTGAAGTACGGGGTCAACGCCACCACCAAGCTGGACTTCATCTCGCTCGGTATCGCCCTGGTCCTGGGCACCGCGGGCCTGCCGCACATCCTCATCCGGTTCTACACCGTGCCCACCGCGCGGGCCGCCCGTAACTCGGTCAACTGGGCCATCGGCATCATCGGCCTCTTCTACCTGATGACCATCGCGCTGGGCTTCGGTGCCGCCGCGCTGCTCAAGCACGACGACATCATCGCCTCCAACAAGTCGGGCAACACTGCCGCCCCACTGCTCGCCGAGGAGATCGGCGGCGGACCGGACTCCACGGGCGGCGCCATCCTGCTCGCGGTGATCTCCGCGGTGGCGTTCGCGACGATCCTCGCCGTGGTCGCCGGGCTCACCCTCGCCTCCTCGTCGTCCTTCGCCCACGACCTGTACGCCAACGTCATCCGCAAGGGCAAGGCGACCCAGGAGGAGGAGATCTCGGCCGCGCGCTGGGCCACCGTCGGCATCGGCACCGTCGCCGTCGTCCTCGGGGTCTTCGCACGAGATCTCAACGTCGCCGGACTCGTGGCACTGGCCTTCGCGGTCGCCGCCTCCGCCAACCTGCCGACCATCCTCTACAGCCTGTTCTGGAAACGGTTCACCACCCAGGGCGCGCTGTGGTCCATCTACGGCGGACTGATCTCCTCGGTCTTCCTGGTGCTCTTCTCGCCCGTCGTCTCGGGCAAGGAGACCTCGATGTTCCCGGATGTGGACTTCCACTGGTTCCCGCTGGAGAACCCCGGACTGATCTCCATCCCGCTGGGCTTCCTGCTCGGCTGGCTGGGCACCGTCGTCTCCAAGGAGCAGCCCGACAAGGAGAAGTACGCCGAGCTGGAGGTGCGCTCGCTCACCGGACACGGAGCCCACTGA
- a CDS encoding bacteriocin immunity protein, which yields MTRDELIDLVERIMAGEGTESEHDSLVTLLERNVPHPRVLGLIYYSDPPLTAEEVVDKALAYRPIEL from the coding sequence ATGACACGAGACGAACTGATCGATCTGGTCGAGAGAATCATGGCCGGAGAGGGCACAGAAAGCGAGCACGACAGTCTCGTCACCCTCCTTGAGAGGAACGTCCCACATCCTCGCGTACTGGGTCTGATTTACTATTCGGACCCACCGCTCACCGCAGAAGAGGTCGTTGATAAAGCACTCGCTTATCGACCTATCGAACTGTAA
- a CDS encoding metallopeptidase TldD-related protein has product MSVQPHEIVERALKLSRADGCVVIANETSTANLRWAGNALTTNGVTRGRTLTVVATVNGARGTASGVVSRSAVTAEELEPLVRAAEAAAREAEPAEDAQPLVAAGPGASVSPGFTDSPAVTSSEVFADFAPVLGESFAAARAGGRELYGFAHHELVSSYLGTSTGLRLRHDQPTGTLEVNAKSPDRARSAWTGRATRDFTDVNPAAIDAELAQRLAWAERRVELPAGRYETLLPPSAVADLLIDQLWSSSARDAVEGRTVFSKPGGGTRIGEKLSELPFTLRSDPAEPGLEAAPFVIAHSSGDDASVFDNGLPLSATDWIRDGVLQQLITTRHTAALTGLPLAPAVDNLIADAGGTRSLEEMVASTERGLLLTCLWYIREVDPATLLLTGLTRDGVYLVENGEVVGEVNNFRFNESPVDLLARATEAGRTERTLAREWSDYFNRAAVPPLRIPDFNMSSVSKGV; this is encoded by the coding sequence ATGAGCGTGCAGCCCCATGAGATCGTCGAGCGCGCCCTGAAGCTGTCCCGCGCGGACGGCTGTGTGGTGATCGCCAACGAGACCTCGACGGCCAATCTGCGCTGGGCGGGCAACGCCCTGACGACCAACGGCGTCACCCGCGGCCGCACCCTCACCGTCGTGGCCACGGTGAACGGCGCCCGGGGCACCGCCTCGGGCGTGGTGTCCCGGTCCGCGGTCACCGCCGAGGAGCTGGAGCCGCTGGTCCGGGCCGCCGAGGCGGCCGCGCGGGAGGCGGAGCCGGCCGAGGACGCCCAGCCCCTGGTGGCGGCCGGTCCGGGGGCGTCCGTCTCGCCCGGCTTCACCGACTCCCCCGCCGTGACCTCCTCCGAGGTGTTCGCCGACTTCGCCCCCGTCCTCGGCGAGTCCTTCGCGGCCGCCCGCGCGGGCGGCCGGGAGCTGTACGGATTCGCCCACCACGAGCTGGTCTCCAGCTATCTCGGCACCTCCACCGGGCTGCGGCTGCGCCATGACCAGCCCACCGGCACGCTCGAGGTCAACGCCAAGTCCCCGGACCGGGCGCGTTCGGCCTGGACCGGGCGGGCCACCCGCGACTTCACCGATGTCAACCCGGCCGCGATCGACGCCGAGCTGGCCCAGCGGCTCGCCTGGGCCGAGCGCAGGGTCGAGCTGCCGGCCGGCCGCTACGAGACGCTGCTGCCGCCGAGCGCCGTGGCCGATCTGCTGATCGACCAGCTGTGGTCGTCCTCGGCGCGGGACGCGGTGGAGGGCCGTACGGTCTTCAGCAAGCCGGGCGGTGGCACCCGGATCGGCGAGAAGCTGTCCGAGCTGCCCTTCACGCTGCGCAGCGACCCGGCCGAGCCGGGGCTTGAGGCGGCGCCGTTCGTGATCGCGCACTCGTCCGGGGACGACGCCTCGGTCTTCGACAACGGGCTGCCGCTGTCCGCCACCGACTGGATCCGCGACGGGGTGCTCCAGCAGCTGATCACCACCCGGCACACCGCCGCCCTCACCGGGCTGCCCCTCGCCCCCGCGGTCGACAACCTCATCGCGGACGCGGGCGGCACCCGCTCGCTGGAGGAGATGGTCGCCTCGACCGAGCGGGGGCTGCTGCTGACCTGCCTGTGGTACATCCGCGAGGTCGACCCGGCCACGCTGCTGCTCACCGGGCTGACCAGGGACGGTGTCTATCTCGTGGAGAACGGCGAGGTGGTCGGCGAGGTGAACAACTTCCGGTTCAACGAGTCACCGGTGGATCTGCTCGCCCGCGCCACCGAGGCGGGCCGCACCGAGCGGACGCTGGCGCGGGAGTGGAGCGACTACTTCAACCGCGCCGCGGTGCCGCCGCTGCGCATCCCGGACTTCAATATGAGCTCGGTCAGCAAGGGGGTGTGA
- a CDS encoding GlsB/YeaQ/YmgE family stress response membrane protein, whose translation MNWLWAIVVGLILGVIARAILPGKQAIPLWLTCVYGILGGILGNAVAGWIGVRHTEGFDWIRHLLQLAGAVLIVALGTPLWHSIRGGGRRRSTT comes from the coding sequence ATGAACTGGCTATGGGCGATCGTCGTGGGCCTGATCCTGGGTGTGATCGCCAGGGCGATCCTGCCCGGCAAACAGGCCATTCCGCTCTGGTTGACCTGCGTCTACGGCATCCTCGGCGGCATCCTGGGCAATGCGGTGGCCGGCTGGATCGGGGTCAGGCACACCGAGGGCTTCGACTGGATCCGGCATCTGCTCCAGCTGGCGGGGGCCGTGCTGATCGTCGCGCTGGGCACTCCGCTGTGGCACTCGATCCGCGGTGGCGGACGCAGACGTAGTACGACCTGA
- a CDS encoding DUF3099 domain-containing protein: MRKHGDAEVFRITGARQGLADDVRGRQRRYVISMSVRTIAVVLAAVLWNVERHVAIVALVLGAVLPYIAVVIANAGRENATSLPTTFIPTPPRPMLIAGRGEEPSDPQGAESVPEDVGHISEPGRGERG, encoded by the coding sequence ATGCGGAAGCACGGCGACGCGGAGGTCTTCCGGATCACCGGAGCGCGGCAGGGGCTGGCCGACGACGTACGCGGCCGGCAGCGCCGCTATGTGATCTCGATGTCGGTCCGGACCATCGCGGTCGTGCTGGCGGCGGTGTTGTGGAACGTGGAGCGCCATGTGGCGATCGTGGCCCTGGTGCTCGGCGCGGTGCTGCCCTACATCGCGGTCGTGATAGCCAACGCGGGCCGGGAGAACGCCACTTCGCTGCCCACCACCTTCATCCCGACCCCGCCCCGTCCGATGCTGATCGCCGGGCGCGGGGAGGAGCCGAGCGACCCCCAGGGGGCGGAATCGGTCCCGGAGGACGTCGGACATATCAGCGAGCCTGGACGCGGTGAACGTGGCTGA
- a CDS encoding TldD/PmbA family protein: protein MTHEIDPSFLTLPLRALADAALARARALGVAHADFRLERVRSAAWRLRDGKPSGASDITDLGYAVRVVHGGAWGFASGVDLSMDAAARVASQAVAMAKLSAKVIEAAGSDERVELADEPVHADKTWVSSYEVNPFDVADSDKTGLLAEWSRRLLAADGVAHADASLLTVQENKFYADTAGSTTTQQRVRLHPQLTAVAVDPASGEFDSMRTLAPPVGRGWEYLTGGPGAGGWDWDAELAEIPELLAEKMRAPSVESGSYDLVVDPSNLWLTIHESIGHATELDRALGYEAAYAGTSFATFDQLGKLKYGSEVMNVTGDRTAEHGLATIGYDDEGVAAQSWDLVKDGTLVGYQLDRRIARLTGFERSNGCAFADSPGHVPVQRMANVSLQPAPGGPSTQELIGDVENGLYLVGDRSWSIDMQRYNFQFTAQRAYRIRNGALAGQVRDFAYQATTTDFWGSMTAVGGPQTYVLGGAFNCGKAQPGQIASVSHGCPSALFRGVNILNTTQEAGR, encoded by the coding sequence GTGACGCACGAGATCGATCCGTCCTTCCTCACGCTGCCCCTGCGGGCGCTCGCCGACGCGGCGCTCGCCCGCGCCCGCGCGCTTGGGGTCGCGCATGCCGACTTCCGGTTGGAGCGGGTGCGGAGTGCCGCCTGGCGGTTGCGGGATGGCAAGCCGTCCGGGGCCTCCGACATCACCGACCTGGGGTATGCCGTACGGGTGGTGCACGGCGGGGCGTGGGGGTTCGCCTCAGGGGTGGATCTGAGCATGGACGCCGCCGCGCGGGTGGCCTCGCAGGCCGTGGCGATGGCGAAGCTGTCGGCCAAGGTGATCGAGGCGGCGGGGTCCGATGAGCGGGTGGAGTTGGCGGACGAGCCGGTGCATGCCGACAAGACCTGGGTTTCGTCGTATGAGGTCAACCCGTTCGACGTGGCCGACTCCGACAAGACCGGACTGCTCGCCGAGTGGAGCCGGCGGCTGCTCGCCGCCGATGGGGTCGCGCACGCGGACGCGTCGCTGCTGACCGTGCAGGAGAACAAGTTCTACGCGGACACGGCGGGCAGCACGACCACCCAGCAGCGGGTGCGGCTGCATCCGCAGCTGACGGCCGTGGCCGTGGACCCGGCGAGCGGGGAGTTCGACTCGATGCGCACCCTGGCCCCGCCGGTCGGGCGCGGCTGGGAGTATCTGACCGGCGGGCCCGGCGCGGGCGGCTGGGACTGGGATGCGGAGCTGGCGGAGATCCCGGAGCTGCTCGCCGAGAAGATGCGCGCGCCGTCCGTCGAGTCCGGGTCGTACGACCTGGTGGTGGACCCGTCCAATCTGTGGCTGACCATCCATGAGTCGATCGGCCACGCCACCGAGCTGGACCGCGCGCTCGGCTACGAGGCGGCGTACGCGGGCACTTCCTTCGCCACGTTCGACCAGCTCGGAAAGCTGAAGTACGGCTCCGAGGTCATGAATGTGACCGGGGACCGGACCGCCGAGCACGGGCTGGCCACCATCGGCTACGACGACGAGGGCGTAGCCGCCCAGTCCTGGGACCTGGTGAAGGACGGCACGCTCGTCGGCTATCAGCTGGACCGCAGGATCGCCCGGCTGACCGGTTTCGAGCGGTCGAACGGCTGCGCCTTCGCCGACTCGCCCGGCCATGTGCCGGTGCAGCGGATGGCGAACGTATCGCTCCAGCCCGCCCCCGGCGGCCCCTCGACTCAGGAGCTGATCGGGGACGTCGAGAACGGTCTGTATCTGGTCGGCGACCGCTCCTGGTCGATCGATATGCAGCGGTACAACTTCCAGTTCACGGCGCAGAGGGCGTATCGCATCAGAAACGGCGCGCTCGCGGGGCAGGTGCGCGACTTCGCCTACCAGGCCACCACCACCGACTTCTGGGGTTCGATGACGGCCGTGGGCGGCCCGCAGACCTACGTCCTGGGCGGCGCCTTCAACTGCGGCAAGGCCCAGCCCGGGCAGATCGCGTCGGTCTCGCACGGCTGCCCGTCGGCGCTGTTCCGCGGCGTCAACATCCTCAACACCACCCAGGAGGCCGGACGATGA
- a CDS encoding DUF485 domain-containing protein, translated as MDTAPANDRPDDQRQLDRSAYAEVQASAEFGELRGAHRSFAFPLTIAFVSWYLLYVLLSNYADGFMGTKVVGHINVALVFGLAQFLTTFLIAWWYSRHAAAKLDPRAQAIKSRLEERS; from the coding sequence GTGGATACCGCACCGGCCAACGATCGCCCCGACGATCAGCGGCAACTTGACCGTTCTGCCTACGCCGAGGTGCAAGCGAGCGCGGAGTTCGGCGAACTGCGCGGTGCCCACCGCTCGTTCGCCTTCCCGCTCACCATCGCGTTCGTCAGCTGGTACCTGCTCTACGTCCTGCTGTCCAACTACGCGGACGGCTTCATGGGCACCAAGGTCGTGGGCCACATCAACGTGGCCCTGGTGTTCGGACTGGCCCAGTTCCTGACCACCTTCCTCATCGCCTGGTGGTACTCCCGGCACGCCGCCGCCAAGCTGGACCCCCGCGCCCAGGCCATCAAGTCCCGTCTGGAGGAGCGCTCATGA
- the tyrS gene encoding tyrosine--tRNA ligase: protein MTRLGESVARASELLSQDLSSDKTVERLLEETGSRRYIDLTDLSPTEQAELIASRTVEILPGVAELAKRIEERRGAGQGLAIKLGIDPTAADVHLGHVVPMIILNRFQRMGHDVTLLIGDFTAKIGDPSGRTAERPPLTDDDIARNLAGYQDQVRPFFDFEKVNFRQNSEWLAPYTFPELLGLLAQVPVSQLLQREDFRNRLAAGSGLTMSELLYPIAQALDSVALECDVELGGADQLLNLQMGRKLMELRGQRPQLVVTMPLIEGTDGTGAKMSKSKGNYVALSATAEDVFGKIMSIPDRLMKPYLEAWTEWTDAEITAAIARVEERSLHPMDLKKVLAGEVVAALYGLEKAMPARAGFVAQFSRKSFTDVETPVVDAGEHGTESIATVLSKVLEFQPSASAARRVAKQNGLRLVIETEGGQESVVLPEAQAVRPLAEVVAETLASAGLTGASDAVYLKAGRKIAQVRGV, encoded by the coding sequence ATGACACGCCTCGGCGAATCCGTCGCCCGCGCCAGCGAGCTCCTCAGCCAGGACCTCTCCTCCGACAAGACCGTCGAGCGGCTGCTCGAGGAGACGGGCTCGCGGCGCTATATCGACCTGACGGACCTCTCGCCGACGGAGCAGGCCGAGCTGATCGCGTCCCGTACGGTCGAGATCCTGCCCGGCGTGGCGGAGCTGGCCAAGCGGATCGAGGAGCGCCGCGGCGCCGGCCAGGGTCTGGCCATCAAGCTGGGCATCGACCCCACGGCCGCCGATGTGCACCTCGGCCATGTGGTGCCGATGATCATCCTCAACCGCTTCCAGCGCATGGGGCATGACGTCACGCTGCTGATCGGCGACTTCACGGCCAAGATCGGCGACCCGTCGGGCCGTACGGCGGAGCGCCCGCCGCTGACCGACGACGACATCGCCCGGAACCTCGCGGGCTACCAGGACCAGGTCCGGCCGTTCTTCGACTTCGAGAAGGTCAACTTCCGGCAGAACAGCGAGTGGCTGGCGCCGTACACCTTCCCGGAGCTGCTGGGGCTGCTCGCCCAGGTGCCGGTCTCCCAGCTGTTGCAGCGCGAGGACTTCCGCAACCGGCTGGCCGCAGGCTCCGGGCTGACCATGTCCGAGCTGCTGTACCCGATCGCGCAGGCCCTCGACTCGGTGGCCCTGGAGTGCGATGTGGAGCTGGGCGGCGCGGATCAGCTGCTCAATCTCCAGATGGGCCGCAAGCTGATGGAGCTGCGCGGTCAGCGGCCGCAGCTGGTGGTCACGATGCCGCTGATCGAGGGCACGGACGGCACCGGCGCCAAGATGTCCAAGTCCAAGGGCAACTATGTGGCGCTCTCCGCGACCGCCGAGGATGTCTTCGGCAAGATCATGTCGATTCCGGACCGGCTGATGAAGCCGTACCTGGAGGCATGGACCGAGTGGACGGACGCGGAGATCACCGCCGCGATCGCCCGGGTCGAGGAGCGGTCGCTGCACCCGATGGATCTGAAGAAGGTCCTGGCGGGCGAGGTGGTGGCGGCGCTGTACGGCCTCGAGAAGGCGATGCCGGCCCGTGCGGGCTTCGTCGCCCAGTTCTCCAGGAAGAGCTTCACCGACGTCGAGACGCCGGTGGTCGACGCCGGGGAGCACGGCACCGAGTCCATCGCGACCGTGCTGAGCAAGGTGCTGGAATTCCAGCCCAGCGCCTCGGCCGCCCGCCGGGTGGCCAAGCAGAACGGTCTGCGGCTGGTGATCGAGACCGAGGGCGGCCAGGAGTCGGTGGTGCTGCCCGAGGCCCAGGCGGTGCGCCCGCTGGCCGAGGTGGTCGCGGAGACGCTGGCGTCTGCCGGGCTCACCGGGGCCTCCGACGCGGTCTACCTCAAGGCCGGGCGGAAGATCGCCCAGGTGCGCGGGGTGTAG